In Vanrija pseudolonga chromosome 4, complete sequence, a single window of DNA contains:
- the amdR_0 gene encoding Acetamidase regulatory protein yields the protein MYNGSNGQPKGPYSDLPAYAIPVSDLSAPNAAAGRASLAKDFMERGDGRSALHGTSSANPWYASNPTSSRNPQLVSSMSQAMFPPPAFPPAPASQEAEGSNSSKPGDKKKKRRADGDGLSVEEKRTKTGRACDACRSKKIRCDILTAAAQAAGQDIQPICAHCKQYSLECTFFLPITETRFKKRRAAADDSASAAVAQPKTEAAGASTPSGGKAGSVAFLLGSSLPRRSFEQHDISNHNHWEVTEDKEGRLRVSLADDGEDGSLSSSLEKYVLPADTMTTLLNTFFDYDLQFLPVVLRQELLAEKRVYPFLLYAICGLASTRREFPRHIFQRLRGVLNSLIRSNDLLSNARLEHVQALIIMAHNGEINAQPTAATASASMLRVTIAIRMAQDLGLHRESKTPARTHAEIEQIELRRRIWAVTLCLDSWYGAALGNPLIVDIHDCDVLFPASYRVVADAEPSSWPTELSYLALGHHLKLCILLSRVLRTVYGPAGLRSATDAQLESIISDLLSWHDNLPEQLRYKCPDDPLLVGILQLAYTAVQFLFWRAFIRVADSPSHIKFTLDVKKWAQLVHNSRLAIEWINANNPQLDTFFHIPYAATSCALVQYHHWARHRDPAALETLKLVKDMVSRWEEALQPDQMSIRRKTMETMTLLYEAAIKTNAESEDSGERSETPNSSTAGDHPPPAFKKRRASGADPHVGFSGDVVTDGPHMAAYRHVPDLSPPDEAPFDASILDSLPDANFDFQRWGQYFENVDRMFAPVPKEVDEDEGDEEEYEEDEEEIEEDDDANGA from the exons ATGTACAACGGCTCAAACGGCCAGCCCAAGGGCCCTTACAGCGATCTACCCGCCTACGCCATCCCAGTCAGCGACCTATCAGCACCCAACGCGGCTGCCGGTCGGGCAAGCCTCGCCAAAGACTTTATGGAGCGCGGAGACGGTCGATCGGCATTGCAtggcacctcgtcggcaaaTCCGTGGTACGCATCAAATCCCACATCTTCTCGAAACCCCCAACTTGTTTCCTCCATGTCCCAAGCAATGTTTCCTCCTCCAGCCTTTCCGCCAGCACCGGCTAGCCAAGAAGCCGAGGGCAGCAACAGCTCCAAGCCCGGtgacaagaagaagaagcggcgcgccgatGGGGATGGCCTGTCGGTTGAGGAGAAGCGGACCAAGACGGGGCGGGCGTGCGATGCCTGC CGGTCCAAGAAGATCCGATGCGACATCCTTACGGCAGCCGCCCAAGCAGCTGGCCAGGACATTCAGCCCATCTGCGCCCACTGCAAGCAATACAGCCTCGAATGCACCTTCTTCCTCCCCATCACCGAGACGAGGTTCAAGAAGCGGAGAGCTGCTGCCGATGACTCGGCATCTGCCGCTGTCGCTCAACCCAAGACTGAGGCAGCCGGAGCAAGCACCCCGAGTGGAGGCAAGGCGGGCTCGGTGGCCTTCCTTCTGggctcgtcgttgccgcgGCGCTCATTCGAGCAGCACGACATTTCAAATCACAACCACTGGGAGGTGACGGAAGATAAGGAAGGTCGTCTGCGAGTGAgtctcgccgacgacggcgaggacggtTCGCTCTCATCCTCGCTCGAAAAATATGTGCTCCCAGCCGACACAATGACCACTCTGCTCAACACATTCTTCGACTACGACTTGCAATTCCTGCCGGTCGTATTGAGACAGGAGCTTTTGGCTGAGAAGCGGGTCTATCCATTCCTCCTCTACGCCATCTGTGGGCTTGCGTCAACCCGTCGCGAATTCCCCAGGCACATCTTTCAGCGTCTTCGCGGCGTCCTCAACAGTCTCATCAGATCAAACGACTTGTTGAGCAACGCTCGTCTCGAACATGTCCAGGCCCTGATCATCATGGCGCACAATGGCGAGATCAACGCCCAGCCGACAGCTGCGACGGCCAGCGCGTCCATGCTGCGTGTCACGATCGCGATTCGAATGGCCCAAGATTTGGGGCTTCACCGCGAGTCCAAGACCCCGGCGAGAACACACGCCGAGATTGAACAGATTGAGCTTCGGCGTCGAATCTGGGCTGTCACATTATGCCTCGACTCTTGGTACGGCGCCGCCCTTGGCAATCCACTCATTGTGGACATTCACGACTGCGATGTGCTCTTTCCGGCCTCGTACCGTGTTGTCGCTGACGCGGAACCATCAAGTTGGCCAACGGAACTGTCCTACCTTGCGCTCGGCCACCACCTCAAGCTTTGCATACTCCTCAGCCGTGTACTGCGAACAGTCTACGGACCCGCCGGTCTCCGGAGTGCCACCGATGCCCAGCTTGAATCGATCATTTCCGACCTTCTCTCATGGCACGACAATCTTCCCGAGCAGCTCCGGTACAAGTGCCCCGATGACCCTTTGTTGGTGGGCATTCTTCAGCTCGCCTATACCGCTGTGCAGTTCCTCTTCTGGCGGGCGTTCATTCGCGTGGCCGATTCACCTTCGCACATCAAGTTCACCCTTGATGTCAAGAAATGGGCACAGCTGGTTCACAATTCACGCCTGGCGATCGAGTGGATCAATGCCAACAACCCTCAGCTGGACACGTTCTTCCACATTCCATACGCAGCGACCAGCTGTGCGCTCGTGCAGTACCACCACTGGGCGAGACACCGGGACCCGGCTGCActcgagacgctcaagcTCGTGAAGGACATGGTCTCGAGGTGGGAGGAGGCCCTCCAGCCCGACCAGATGAGCATTCGACGCAAGACGATGGAGACGATGACGCTACTGTATGAGGCGGCGATCAAGACGAacgccgagtcggaggacAGCGGGGAGCGCAGTGAGACGCCAAACTCTTCTACTGCTGGTGaccacccgccgccggcttTCAAGAAGCGGCGGGCATCGGGTGCCGACCCCCACGTTGGCTTTTCAGGTGACGTTGTTACCGACGGACCGCATATGGCGGCCTACAGGCATGTGCCAGACCTGTCGCCTCCAGACGAAGCGCCTTTCGATGCGTCGATCTTGGACTCGCTCCCGGACGCAAACTTTGACTTCCAGCGATG GGGCCAGTACTTTGAAAATGTGGACCGCATGTTTGCGCCAGTGCCCaaggaggtggacgaggacgagggggacgaggaggagtacgaggaggatgaggaggagatcgaggaagacgacgatgCTAATGGGGCGTAG
- the SPP2 gene encoding Pre-mRNA-splicing factor SPP2 produces the protein MSAPVSLTIRPPGSSSSSRPRQGNWNAPSQRMFHDHDEDDEEDHAFGRSKPAKRQEDERIEGFGNGRALGSRRPTPPLVIAPQPNKDWREVTRGKVPSYLTEGGRNEEDNSGPERIGDEPQRAGLRFIKKEKEEGESAPPPAPAATATNPEPEDVKPDVEALSLDEQALRAVLAGERSKPETDEHKDLVIASASDKKNFPTESDALARDLGGLPEESSLDDYAAIPVEAFGAAILRGMGYDPKNDTKLHVPKPRPALLGLGATALTSELPPSRKTDKNKKRREAYATRGGRGFNASNLLVKRGDGDESGSATPAGSSRGDDSDGGRTRRRDDDDNYDSGRDSKRRDDRDRERRREYETDEERARRKAREAERDRERGGDRDRERERERDGDRDRYRDRNGGSDRRDRDRRDDRDRDRREDSRDYRDRRDDRDRRDDRRDGRRDDRRDDRRDRDRDYDRDRRSRSDR, from the coding sequence ATGAGCGCGCCCGTGTCTTTGACCATTCGACCGCCCGgatcctcctcctcgtcccggCCGAGGCAGGGCAACTGGAACGCGCCGAGCCAGCGCATGttccacgaccacgacgaggacgacgaggaagaccACGCGTTCGGCCGGTCGAAGCCCGCCAAGCGAcaggaggacgagcggaTCGAGGGGTTCGGCAATGGGCGTGCACTTGGTTCGCGGcgacccaccccgccgtTGGTTATCGCGCCGCAGCCAAACAAGGACTGGCGCGAGGTAACCCGGGGAAAGGTGCCCTCTTATCTGACCGAAGGGGGCCGCAACGAAGAGGACAATTCGGGGCCTGAGCGAATCGGCGACGAGCCACAGCGCGCCGGACTGCGGTTCATaaagaaggagaaggaggagggcgagtctgcgccgccacctgcgccggccgcgaccgCCACGAACCCGGAACCCGAGGACGTCaagcccgacgtcgaggccctgtcgctcgacgagcaggcaCTGCGCGCCGTCCTggccggcgagcgcagcaagcccgagacggacgagcaCAAGGACCTGGTGatcgcgtcggcgagcgacaaGAAGAACTTCCCCACCGAGtcggacgcgctcgcgcgcgacctcggcgggctgCCCGAGGAGTCGAGCCTGGACGACTATGCCGCCATCCCTGTCGAGGCGTTTGGCGCCGCCATCCTCCGCGGGATGGGATACGACCCGAAGAACGACACCAAGCTGCATGTGCCCAAGCCCcggccggcgctgctgggcctcggcgcgacggcgctcacgtccgagctgccgccgtcgcgcaagACGGACAAGAACAAGAAACGCCGCGAAGCGTACGCCAcacgcggcgggcgcggcttCAATGCGTCGAATCTGCTAgtcaagcgcggcgacggcgacgagtcggGCAGTGCCACCCCTGCCGGCTCGTCGCGTGGCGACGACAGTGACGGCGGGAGAACGCGGCgccgggacgacgacgacaactaCGACAGCGGGAGGGATTCGAAGCGCCGGGACGATAGGGACcgcgagaggaggagggagtacgagacggacgaggagcgcgcccgccgcaAAGCGCGGGAGGCGGAGAGGGATAGGGAGCGTGGTGGTGACCGCGaccgtgagcgtgagcgtgagcgtgacGGCGACCGTGATCGCTATCGTGACCGCAATGGCGGGTCGGACCGGAGAGACCGAgaccgacgcgacgaccgcgaccgtgACAGGCGAGAAGACTCGCGCGACTACCGCGACAGGCGtgacgaccgcgaccgccgcgatGATCGCCGTgatggccgccgcgacgaccgcagGGACGACCGGCGCGATAGGGACAGAGACTACGACAGGGACAGGAGGAGCCGATCGGACAGGTAG
- the CIMG_05755 gene encoding Putative fructose-bisphosphate aldolase — MSGLKNNRTLEILRKAEEGRYGILAQCVYDANQALAFVRACEAKRSPGILQLFPITVKLGGGPFLRYCIDICHAASVPISVHMDHATDAEALEQAIGLAEQGIAFDSIMVDASHAETDEENIAIAVPYIQRCNALGIATEVELGRLEGGEAGLRVIDGGMLTDPSKAEAFMAATGADILAPSIGNLHGSYKFVEGGPNFRQEILKDLQKKDKVPYLCLHGTDEISDDLFRECIANGVSKVNVNSWLRDPYCVALAEGLTTKSMPEAIDDAIEALEQSAYRFFDLLGSAGKA, encoded by the exons atgtccggCCTCAAGAACAACCGCACGCTCGAGATCctgcgcaaggccgaggagggccgctACGGCATCCTCGCGCAGTGCGTCTACGACGCCAACCAGGCGCTGGCGTTTGTGCGCGCGTGCGAGGCGAAGCGGAGCCCAGGCATCCTGCAGCTGTTCCCCATTACTGTCAAGCTCGGGGGTGGCCCGTTCCTGCGGTACTGCATCGACAT CtgccacgccgcctcggtccCCATCTCAGTCCACATGGAccacgcgaccgacgccgaggcgctcgagcaggcgaTCGGGCTGGCCGAGCAGGGCATTGCGTTCGACTCGATCATGGTCGACGCGAGCCacgccgagacggacgaggagaacATTGCCATTGCGGTCCCCTACATCCAGCGGTGCaacgcgctcggcatcgcgaccgaggtcgagctcggccgcttggagggcggcgaggccggcctgCGCGTcatcgacggcggcatgCTCACCGACCCgagcaaggccgaggccttCATggccgccaccggcgccgacatccTCGCGCCCTCCATCGGTAACCTCCACGGAAGCTACAAGTTTGTCGAGGGCGGGCCCAACTTCCGCCAGGAGATCCTCAAGGACCTCcagaagaaggacaaggtcCCCTACCTCTGCCTCCACGGAACCGACGAGATCTCGGACGACCTCTTCCGCGAGTGCATCGCAAACGGCGTCTCCAAGGTCAACGTCAACTCGTGGCTCCGTGACCCGTACTGTGTCGCCTTGGCCGAGGGCCTCACGACAAAGTCGATGCCCGaggccatcgacgacgccatcgaggcgctcgagcagtCGGCGTACCGCTTCTTCGACCTCCTGGGGTCCGCGGGCAAGGCCTAG
- the Atp6v1h gene encoding V-type proton ATPase subunit H — MAVVAAIPPPFFSPYLDDQLSKLAAKQIPWEGYQRAKLLSQEECTLLRSLEKLPINQRSSVFATQGPQYAKLYIDLLRKLQRVDTVQAVLVSISNMLADQSTIAYFHDLSKTDAQDPYQPIVKCLTMDTDEEFVHLESLRILALLIATDDKDFPPELVSTFLSSVSSILNGPRLQPRDVAAQVLNAVLGKKQFRTAVWKEGECISGLVKWLKQNPQPQQQYSAISCIWQLSFEQAAADGLDKKYDIVALFIDIAKNAVKEKVIRVVVATFRNLLTISPAANLPSMFVVRLAPFVDSLLERKWSDEDVVEDLNWLKDELKTRLDGLTTYDEYTSELESGHLVWSPAHESDDFWRLNTSRLINENNGRSVRRLVEILKTSRDPLVLAVAANDVGKFVKYGGDKAKSLLTELQGKTRVMELMTNENPDVRYQSLIAVQQLMSQSWLS, encoded by the exons ATGGCAGTCGTCGCAGCGATTCCCccgcccttcttctcgccctACCTGGACGACCAGCTTTCAAAGCTCGCGGCCAAGCAGATCCCCTGGGAG GGATaccagcgcgccaagctcctcTCGCAGGAGGAGTGCACTCTTctccgctcgctcgagaagctc CCTATCAACCAGCGCAGTTCGGTCTTTGCGACCCAAGGCCCCCAGTATGCCAAGCTCTACATCGACCTCCTGCGCAAGctccagcgcgtcgacacGGTCCAGGCCGTGCTCGTCTCCATCTCCAACATGCTCGCGGACCAGAGCACCATCGCCTACTTCCACGACCTGAGCAAGACCGACGCGCAGGACCCGTACCAGCCGATTGTCAAGTGCCTGACCATGGACACTGACGAGGAGTTTGTGCATCTCGAGAGCTTGAGAATACTCGCTCTGTTGATTGC caccgacgacaaggactTCCCCCCCGAGCTCGTTAGCACCTTCCtctcgtccgtctcgtcgaTCCTCAACGGCCCTCGCCTCCAGCCCCGCGATGTCGCCGCTCAGGTTCTTAACGCTGTCCTCGGCAAGAAGCAGTTCCGCACTGCCGTCTGGAAGGAGGGAGAGTGTATCTCTGG TCTCGTCAAGTGGCTCAAGCAGaacccccagccccagcagcagtacAGCGCCATCTCGTGTATCTGGCAGCTGTCGTTCgagcaggctgctgctgacgGTCTCGACAA GAAGTACGACATTGTCGCCCTCTTCATCGATATTGCCAAGAATGCTGTCAAGGAGAAGGTTATCCGCGTCGTTGTTGCTACCTTCCGC AACCTCCTGACCATCTCTCCCGCTGCCAACCTCCCCTCCATGTTCGTCGTCCGCCTTGCACCATTCGTCGActcgctcctcgagcgcaagTGGTCTGACGAGGACGTTGTTGAGGACCTCAACTGgctcaaggacgagctcaagactcgcctcgacggcctgacGACGTACGACGAGTACAcgtccgagctcgagtctGGCCACCTGGTCTGGTCGCCAGCGCACGAGTCGGACGACTTCTGGCGCCTCAACACGTCACGCCTCATCAACGAGAACAACGGCCGTTCCGTTAGGCGCCTGGTCGAGATTCTCAAGACGAGTCGCGACCcactggtgctggcggtCGCTGCCAACGACGTGGGCAAGTTTGTAAAGTAtggcggcgacaaggccaagtcgcTCCTCACCGAGCTCCAGGGCAAGACACGCGTCATGGAGCTTATGACCAACGAGAACCCGGATGTCCGGTATCAGTCTCTTATTGCTGTGCAGCAGCTCATGAGCCAGAGCTGGCTTAGTTAA
- the prlL_3 gene encoding MFS transporter prlL: protein MPPSTHSHSSDLKQHASHDEAQPTEQERIAALAAAYVPGSEAEKKLLRKLDMRIVPCIWALYTLSYLDRANIGNAKTGGLEADFNLTSEQYSVVLLVFFISYLVFEVPSNLLIARCRPSLYLSGLCIIWGGVSACMAATSNWKQLAGVRFALGVAEAGFAPGVAFYLSSWYRRYELSSRYCVYYTATAVSGAFSGLLAGLITQHLDGARGLKGWQWLFIIEGVGSSFLGCFTWMFMPDWPATTKFLTEEERVLAAQRLAYDGLGATQGAEERTGELKAMKMAFTDWRVGFFIVMYMLSTGAQTIQYFVPTLVANLGYKGYDAQYHTIPVYASAFVYILVFCMCADWKQNKPLFIAIASFIGTVCFVITVATKNKMVQYVFIILGFGSVYAACPLVLTWVPNVITHPAEKRAVAIAIVNALGNSASIYGVFLWPKTDAPRYIPGWSATTVFMALLGFLASLFAFLLAKYPKDEPAPSQVVRDEEK, encoded by the exons atgcccccctcgacacactcacactcgtCCGACCTCAAGCAGCACGCCTcgcacgacgaggcgcagccGACCGAGCAGGAACGtatcgccgccctcgcggcggcgtacgtgCCCGGCTcggaggccgagaagaagctgctgcgcaagctcgacatgcgcattgtg CCGTGTATCTGGGCTCTTTACACGCTCTCGTACC TGGACCGTGCAAACATTGGCAATGCGAAAACGGGCGGTCTCGAGGCCGACTTCAAC CTCACCTCGGAGCAATACTCGGTCGTCCTCCTAGTCTTCTTCATCTCGTACCTCGTCTTCGAAGTGCCGTCCAACCTGCTCATCGCACGCTGCCGCCCCTCGCTCTACCTCTCGGGCCTGTGCATCATCtggggcggcgtgagcgcgtgCATGGCGGCGACTAGCAACTGGAAGCAGCTTGCCGGGGTACGCTTTGCCCTCGGTGTGGCAGAG GCCGGCTTCGCCCCCGGCGTCGCGTTCTACCTGTCGTCCTGGTACCGCCGCTACGAGCTCTCGTCCCGCTACTGCGTGTACTACACGGCGACCGCAGTATCCGGCGCCTTCTCGGGCCTGCTCGCGGGCCTGATCACACAGCACctggacggcgcgcgcgggctcaAGGGCTGGCAGTGGCTGTTTATCATCGAGGGCGTCGGCTCGTCCTTCCTCGGGTGCTTCACGTGGATGTTCATGCCCGACTGGCCGGCGACGACCAAGttcctcaccgaggaggagcgcgtgcttgcggcccagcgcctcgcgtacgacggcctcggcgcgacgcagggcgccgaggagcgtaccggcgagctcaaggccatGAAGATGGCCTTCACCGACTGGCGCGTCGGCTTCTTCATCGTCATGTACATGCTGTCCACTGGCGCCCAGACCATCCAGTACTTTGTCCCCACGCTCGTGGCAAACCTCGGCTACAAG GGCTACGACGCGCAGTACCACACTATCCCAGTGTACGCCTCGGCGTTTGTCTACATCCTCGTGTTCTGCATGTGCGCCGACTGGAAGCAGAACAAGCCGCTGTTTATTGCGATTGCGAGTTTCATCGGGACTGTTTGTTTTGTGATCACAGTCGCGACAAAGAACAAAATGGTGCAAT ACGTCTTCATCATCCTCGGCTTCGGGTCCGTGTACGCCGCGTGCCCGCTCGTCCTGACCTGGGTGCCGAACGTCATCACCCACCCGGCCGAGAAGcgtgccgtcgccatcgccatcgtTAATGCGCTGGGCAACTCGGCGTCCATCTACGGTGTCTTCCTCTGGCCCAAGACTGACGCGCCACGCTACATTCCTGgctggagcgcgacgacggtgttCATGGCCCTCTTGGGCTTCCTGGCCAGTCTGTTCGCattcctcctcgccaagtACCCCAAGGACGAGCCGGCACCGTCGCAGgtggtgcgcgacgaggagaagtgA